In Promicromonospora sp. Populi, one genomic interval encodes:
- a CDS encoding amidohydrolase yields MTTRSSIAITNAYVVPVAGDPIENATVLIEDGVITAVGQNIAVPEGTETINAQGKWLLPGFVEGHGHLGVHEEGEGWAGNDTNEMTDPDGSAFRALDAINVDEEGFRDALAGGVTTAVIKPGSGNPIGGQTVAIKTWGGRTVDEQVLSDSVSVKSALGENPKRVYGDKKQLPSTRLGVANVIRQAFVDAQNYVAKRDAAAEEGKPFERDLGKETLARVLAGELAWDQHTHRADDIATAIRLSEEFGYRLVINHGTEGHLIADVLAEKDIPVIYGPMFVSRSKVEVRQRANRNIAAMAAAGVRVAITTDHPVIPINFLVHQASFAARDGLPRETALAAITSNPASFLGLGDRVGAIKEGLDGDVVLWSGDPLDTDSRAERVFITGTEVYTWDPTADAGRGAGRVVERASRFA; encoded by the coding sequence ATGACAACCCGCTCCAGCATCGCCATCACCAACGCCTACGTGGTCCCCGTGGCCGGGGACCCGATCGAGAACGCGACGGTCCTGATCGAGGACGGCGTGATCACCGCCGTCGGGCAGAACATCGCGGTTCCTGAAGGGACCGAGACCATCAACGCCCAGGGCAAGTGGCTCCTGCCCGGCTTCGTCGAGGGGCACGGCCACCTGGGCGTGCACGAGGAGGGCGAGGGGTGGGCCGGCAACGACACCAACGAGATGACCGACCCCGACGGGTCCGCGTTCCGCGCGCTCGACGCCATCAACGTGGACGAGGAGGGCTTCCGCGACGCCCTCGCCGGCGGCGTGACGACGGCGGTCATCAAGCCGGGCTCGGGCAACCCGATCGGTGGCCAGACCGTCGCAATCAAGACCTGGGGCGGCCGCACGGTCGACGAGCAGGTGCTCAGCGACTCGGTGTCGGTCAAGAGCGCGCTCGGCGAGAACCCGAAGCGCGTCTACGGGGACAAGAAGCAGCTCCCATCGACCCGCCTGGGTGTCGCCAACGTGATCCGCCAGGCGTTCGTCGACGCCCAGAACTACGTCGCCAAGCGGGATGCCGCGGCCGAGGAGGGCAAGCCGTTCGAGCGTGACCTCGGCAAGGAGACGCTGGCTCGCGTCCTGGCCGGCGAGCTCGCCTGGGACCAGCACACGCACCGCGCCGACGACATCGCCACGGCGATCCGCCTCTCCGAGGAGTTCGGCTACCGCCTCGTCATCAACCACGGCACCGAGGGCCACCTGATCGCCGATGTCCTCGCCGAGAAGGACATCCCCGTCATCTACGGCCCGATGTTCGTCTCGCGGTCCAAGGTCGAGGTACGGCAGCGCGCGAACCGCAACATCGCGGCGATGGCGGCCGCGGGCGTGCGCGTCGCGATCACGACCGACCACCCCGTCATCCCGATCAACTTCCTGGTGCACCAGGCCTCGTTCGCGGCGCGCGACGGGCTGCCTCGCGAGACGGCGCTCGCCGCGATCACGTCCAACCCGGCGTCGTTCCTCGGCCTGGGCGACCGGGTGGGCGCCATCAAGGAGGGGCTCGACGGCGACGTCGTGCTGTGGTCGGGCGACCCGCTCGACACCGACTCGCGCGCCGAGCGCGTCTTCATCACCGGCACCGAGGTCTACACCTGGGACCCGACGGCAGACGCCGGCCGCGGCGCAGGCCGCGTGGTGGAGCGCGCGTCCCGCTTCGCCTGA
- a CDS encoding DUF4287 domain-containing protein produces MSFQAYLDAVEDKTGHTPRQLVELAGERGFDASTKAAPILEWLKEDFGLGRGHGMAMVHVITKGPQISTKHVGTSGTHRDESDTLWLDGKATNPASSG; encoded by the coding sequence ATGTCATTTCAGGCCTACCTCGACGCCGTCGAGGACAAGACGGGGCACACGCCACGACAGCTCGTCGAGCTCGCCGGGGAGCGCGGCTTCGACGCGTCCACCAAAGCCGCCCCGATCCTCGAGTGGCTCAAGGAGGACTTCGGCCTGGGCCGGGGGCACGGGATGGCCATGGTCCACGTCATCACCAAGGGGCCGCAGATAAGCACCAAGCATGTGGGCACCTCTGGCACGCATCGCGACGAGTCCGACACCCTCTGGCTGGACGGCAAGGCGACCAACCCGGCGTCGTCCGGCTGA